A single window of Plasmodium reichenowi strain SY57 chromosome 12, whole genome shotgun sequence DNA harbors:
- a CDS encoding rab specific GDP dissociation inhibitor, whose product MNEHYDVIILGTGLKECILSGLLSHYGKKILVLDRNHYYGGETASLNLTNLYNTFKPKENIPSKYGENRHWNVDLIPKFILVGGNLVKILKKTRVTNYLEWLVVEGSYVYQHQKKGFLSSEKFIHKVPATDMEALVSPLLSLMEKNRCKNFYQYVSEWDANKRNTWDNLDPYKLTMLEIYKHFNLCQLTIDFLGHAVALYLNDDYLKQPAYLTLERIKLYMQSISAFGKSPFIYPLYGLGGIPEGFSRMCAINGGTFMLNKNVVDFVFDDDNKVCGIKSSDGEIAYCDKVICDPSYVMHLKNKIKKIGQVIRCICILSNPIPETNQTNSCQIIIPQNQLNRKSDIYINLVSFQHGVTLKGKYIAIVSATVETNNPIKEIEKPLELLGTIEEKFVKISDLYVSTSKKPDDNIFVTSSYDATSHFETATNDLLQIWENLWGQKLNFDDLNTNADGEAPDFN is encoded by the exons GTAAAAAGATTTTAGTATTAGACAGAAACCACTATTATGGTGGAGAAACTGCATCATTGAATTTAACAAATTTGTATAATACTTTTAAGCCAa AGGAGAACATTCCAAGCAAGTATGGAGAGAATAGACATTGGAATGTAGACTTAATTCCGAAGTTTATTTTGGTTGGAGGTAATTtagtaaaaatattaaaaaagacTAGAGTAACAAATTATTTGGAATGGCTTGTTGTAGAAGGGTCATATGTTTATCAACATCAAAAGAAAGGATTTTTATCTTCTGAAAAATTTATTCATAAGGTGCCTGCTACCGATATGGAAGCTTTAGTTTCTCCATTATTATCGTtaatggaaaaaaatagatGTAAAAATTTTTACCAGTATGTAAGTGAATGGGATGCAAATAAAAGGAATACATGGGATAATTTAGATCCATATAAATTAACAATGttggaaatatataagCACTTTAATTTGTGTCAATTAACTATAGATTTTTTAGGACATGCTGTGGCTTTATATTTGAATGATGATTATTTAAAACAACCAGCATATTTAACTTTAGaaagaataaaattatatatgcaGTCTATATCAGCTTTTGGTAAATCTCcatttatatatccatTATATGGTTTAGGTGGTATACCCGAAGGTTTTTCCCGTATGTGTGCAATAAACGGAGGTACATTTAtgttaaataaaaatgttgtagattttgtttttgatgatgataataaagTATGTGGTATAAAATCAAGTGATGGTGAAATTGCTTATTGTGATAAAGTTATATGTGATCCAAGTTATGTTATgcatttaaaaaataaaattaaaaaaattggaCAAGTCATAAgatgtatatgtattttaaGTAATCCAATACCAGAAACTAATCAAACCAATAGCTGtcaaattattattccACAAAATCAATTAAATAGAAAAagtgatatatatattaatctTGTTTCCTTTCAACATGGTGTTACACttaaaggaaaatatatcGCCATCGTATCAGCAACAGTAGAAACAAACAATCCAATAAAAGAAATCGAAAAACCACTAGAACTCTTGGGAACAATTGAAGAAAAATTTGTCAAAATTTCAGATTTGTATGTATCTACCAGCAAAAAACCAGATGacaatatttttgttaCTTCTTCATATGATGCTACTTCGCATTTTGAGACAGCAACAAATGACCTTTTACAAATATGGGAAAATTTATGGGgacaaaaattaaattttgaCGATTTAAATACAAATGCTGATGGAGAAGCTCCAGATTTTAACTGA
- a CDS encoding 40S ribosomal protein S17, putative: MGRVRTKTIKRAARQIVEKYYAKLTLDFQINKKITEEVAIIPSKRMKNKVAGFVTHLMKRIQKGPVRGISLKLQEEERERRLDFVPEKSQIDVSVIYVEPDTLRMIKSLGINISNMKVHNPMINTNQQKQNRMNNQF; this comes from the exons ATG GGAAGAGTCAGAACTAAAACTATTAAAAGAGCTGCAAGGCAAATTGTAGAAAAGTACTATGCCAAATTAACTCTAGATTTTCAAATTAACAAAAAGATAACAGAGGAAGTAGCCATAATTCCCTCAAAGagaatgaaaaataaagttGCTGGTTTTGTTACTCACTTAATGAAAAGAATACAAAAGGGACCTGTACGTGGTATTAGTTTGAAATTACAAGAAGAAGAAAGAGAAAGACGTTTAGATTTTGTCCCAGAAAAATCACAAATTGATGTTAGCGTAATTTATGTAGAACCTGATACATTACGTATGATCAAATCCTTGGGTATAAATATTAGCAACATGAAAGTACATAATCCCATGATTAACACTAACcaacaaaaacaaaacagAATGAATAACcaattttaa